The following proteins are co-located in the Heliorestis convoluta genome:
- a CDS encoding DUF418 domain-containing protein — translation MSSLLQPTSKKERIVELDILRGFALLGILLVNMAYFNSPVVYSHLIGLELWAGWADSIVERLVFFLAEGKFYTMFSFLFGLGFIIFMERAKEKVKRPRLLFLRRLSALLIFGLIHAFFFWFGDILTIYALFGLLLLFFVYRKPRTLLVWTGIMVFLYFILIFFQLLGAWVTTQELNPVVVEQEALFNAEMMALVEQSYLFYGQGTWSEVMAQRVHDTLFVFSYMIFALPIILPMFLLGAYVGKKGWHRDLSSALPILRKIWLFSLLVGLPLTVLKTYAFFQPEMSTYSFYYGLYMVGMILGDPLMSFFYMISVVLLLQKSFWRERLEFLRPVGQMALSNYLLQTLIATTLFYSYGLGLYGQVGPVWNLVLTFVIFSVQVYVSRYWLSRYSFGPMERLWRMMTYGRIAGKERLTKSGSV, via the coding sequence TTGTCCTCGCTTCTTCAACCGACCAGCAAAAAAGAGCGAATTGTGGAGTTAGATATTCTACGAGGTTTTGCTCTATTGGGAATTCTGCTCGTCAATATGGCTTACTTTAATTCTCCTGTTGTCTATTCCCATTTAATAGGTCTTGAACTTTGGGCTGGATGGGCTGATTCTATTGTGGAGCGTTTGGTCTTTTTCCTCGCGGAAGGTAAGTTCTATACCATGTTCTCTTTTCTCTTTGGTCTAGGATTTATTATCTTTATGGAACGGGCCAAAGAAAAAGTGAAAAGACCACGGCTTTTGTTTCTTCGTCGCCTTTCTGCTTTGTTGATCTTTGGCTTGATCCATGCATTTTTCTTTTGGTTTGGCGATATTCTGACGATTTATGCCCTTTTTGGTCTTTTGCTTTTGTTTTTTGTCTATCGAAAGCCTAGGACTTTGTTGGTCTGGACTGGTATCATGGTTTTTCTCTATTTTATTTTGATTTTTTTTCAACTTTTGGGTGCTTGGGTTACGACGCAGGAACTGAATCCTGTTGTGGTTGAGCAGGAAGCTCTTTTTAATGCAGAGATGATGGCCCTGGTAGAGCAATCCTATCTTTTCTATGGTCAAGGCACCTGGAGTGAGGTCATGGCCCAAAGAGTCCATGATACACTGTTTGTCTTTTCCTATATGATTTTTGCTTTACCGATTATTCTTCCCATGTTCTTGCTCGGCGCTTATGTTGGCAAGAAAGGTTGGCATCGCGACCTCTCTTCTGCCCTTCCCATTCTACGCAAGATCTGGCTTTTTTCTCTTCTTGTCGGTCTACCCTTGACTGTTCTGAAGACGTACGCTTTTTTCCAACCGGAAATGTCGACCTACTCTTTTTACTATGGCCTGTATATGGTTGGTATGATCTTGGGCGATCCTCTGATGAGCTTTTTCTATATGATATCGGTGGTACTACTACTGCAAAAGTCTTTCTGGCGCGAGCGGTTGGAATTTTTACGGCCTGTTGGCCAGATGGCATTGAGCAATTATTTGCTACAGACGCTAATTGCGACGACGTTGTTTTATAGTTATGGCTTGGGCCTCTATGGCCAGGTCGGCCCAGTGTGGAATCTGGTACTGACATTTGTAATTTTCTCTGTACAGGTCTATGTAAGTCGCTACTGGTTGAGCCGCTATTCATTTGGCCCTATGGAGCGGCTGTGGCGGATGATGACCTATGGTCGAATCGCAGGGAAAGAACGGTTGACGAAAAGCGGAAGCGTCTGA